A genome region from Prionailurus bengalensis isolate Pbe53 chromosome B4, Fcat_Pben_1.1_paternal_pri, whole genome shotgun sequence includes the following:
- the TAS2R9 gene encoding taste receptor type 2 member 9 — protein sequence MPSAVEVIYMVLIAGELTIGIWGNGFIVLVTCTGWLQRRDSSVIDIILVSLAISRICVLCVVSVDGFVLLLSPHAYAQNETVNTLDAFWTLSNHSSVWFTACLSIFYLLKIANISHPVFLWLKLNVTRVVLGLFLASFLTSIIISVFLKEGSWGHVEVNHEENITWEFRVSKAPNAFKLIILNLGALVPFALCLISFVLLLFSLFRHTKQMKLHATGSRDCSTEAHMRAIKAVTIFLLLFIMYYAVFLVVTSSFLIPQGRLVLMFGGIVTVIFPSSHSFILIMGNSKLREAFLKVLRCVKGFHKRRKPLVPQRILNTGRKKSTKDCLPSPRALHSFA from the coding sequence ATGCCAAGTGCAGTGGAGGTAATATATATGGTCTTGATTGCTGGTGAATTGACTATAGGGATCTGGGGAAATGGATTTATTGTACTGGTTACCTGCACTGGTTGGCTCCAAAGGCGAGATAGCTCCGTGATTGACATCATCCTGGTGAGTTTGGCCATCTCCAGAatctgtgtgttgtgtgtggtatctgtagatggctttgttCTGCTGCTCTCTCCACATGCGTATGCTCAAAATGAGACAGTAAACACTTTGGATGCTTTCTGGACACTGAGCAACCATTCAAGTGTCTGGTTCACTGCTTGCCTCAGCATTTTCTACTTACTGAAGATAGCCAACATATCCCACCCGGTGTTCCTCTGGCTGAAGCTAAACGTTACTAGAGTCGTCCTGGGGCTTTTTCTGGCGTCCTTCCTCACCTCCATAATTATTAGTGTCTTTTTGAAAGAGGGATCCTGGGGTCACGTCGAAGTCAATCATGAGGAAAACATAACTTGGGAATTCAGAGTGAGTAAAGCCCCAAACGCTTTCAAACTGATTATCCTGAACCTGGGGGCTCTAGTTCCCTTTGCTCTGTGCCTAATCTCCTTTGTCTTGTTACTTTTCTCCCTCTTTAGACACACTAAGCAGATGAAACTTCACGCCACCGGGTCCAGGGACTGTAGCACAGAGGCACACATGAGGGCCATAAAGGCAGTGACcatctttctgcttctcttcatCATGTACTATGCAGTCTTTCTTGTAGTCACTTCTAGCTTCCTGATTCCTCAAGGACGGTTAGTGCTGATGTTTGGTGGCATAGTCACTGTCATTTTCCCATCAAGCCATTCGTTCATCCTGATCATGGGCAACAGCAAGCTGAGGGAGGCCTTTCTGAAGGTGCTAAGGTGTGTGAAGGGCTTCCACAAAAGAAGGAAACCTCTTGTTCCACAGAGAATCCTGAATACGGGgagaaagaaatcaacaaaagacTGTCTCCCTTCTCCCCGGGCATTACATTCATTTGCTTAA